The following are from one region of the Hippocampus zosterae strain Florida chromosome 9, ASM2543408v3, whole genome shotgun sequence genome:
- the tsen2 gene encoding tRNA-splicing endonuclease subunit Sen2, whose amino-acid sequence MQADFRPPRRRCRVNEEYVAPLPVSRGSPERRRATRSTTSCFRADLVNRHVLVTEPEHISDIYNQGYFGKGILSRARPELGISDQWKQYEGFLVPVITQARYEELLGWAESALLAQGLAQVAINQMLLRLRQPVQVDELRWEVENGDKPHPDAQAQPHANLSPDLESKLSQSLLRELSPGSSPDLSPDQGSDSEPDDAPVVPGPGFVLVSFDGDHVATETPQLRRNPLRMTEYLQLGLEEAFFLVYSLGCLSVYLQQEPLSITQLWRQCVALRPDFVSSYAAYHHFRSRGWVPKGGSGAKYGVDMLLYRKGPPFYHASYSVVVEKVDEHFQGSTLRPFSWRSLAALSRITANVSKELLLCYVIHPPDLSEAELGSPACLSRLKVQDVMVSRWVSSKERAEQEDI is encoded by the exons ATGCAGGCCGACTTTCGGCCGCCGCGGCGCCGCTGCCGTGTGAACGAAGAGTACGTGGCGCCGCTCCCCGTAAGCCGAGGCTCGCCGGAGAGGCGAAGAGCGACAAGGTCCACAACGAGCTGTTTCCGGGCGGACCTCGTCAACCGACATGTCCTAGTCACCGAGCCCGAGCACATCAGCGACATATACAACCAG GGATATTTCGGGAAAGGCATCCTGTCCAGAGCCCGACCAGAGCTGGGCATCTCCGACCAATGGAAGC AATATGAAGGCTTCCTGGTTCCTGTCATAACGCAGGCCAG GTATGAGGAGCTGCTCGGATGGGCGGAGTCAGCTCTCTTGGCTCAGGGGTTGGCTCAAGTGGCTATCAATCAAATGCTGTTGCGACTCCGCCAGCCTGTCCAGGTGGATGAGTTGAGGTGGGAGGTGGAGAACGGGGACAAACCCCATCCGGATGCTCAAGCGCAACCACACGCAAACCTCAGTCCTGACCTCGAATCCAAACTGAGTCAGAGCCTGCTTCGTGAGCTGAGTCCTGGCTCGAGCCCAGACCTCAGTCCTGACCAAGGATCTGACTCTGAGCCGGATGATGCTCCTGTAGTTCCAGGTCCTGGTTTTGTCCTTGTGAGCTTTGACGGTGACCAC GTTGCCACGGAGACGCCGCAGCTCAGACGGAATCCTTTACGAATGACGGAATACCTGCAACTCGGCCTGGAGGAG GCCTTCTTCCTGGTATACAGCCTGGGCTGCCTGTCTGTCTACCTGCAGCAG GAGCCCCTGTCGATCACGCAGCTGTGGAGACAGTGTGTGGCGCTGCGCCCTGACTTTGTCAGCTCCTATGCGGCCTACCATCACTTTCGCAGCAGGGGGTGGGTCCCTAAAGGAGGAAGCGGCGCCAAGTATGGCGTGGACATGC tgttgTACAGGAAAGGTCCTCCCTTCTATCATGCCAG TTATTCAGTGGTAGTGGAAAAAGTGGACGAGCATTTTCAGGGTTCCACGCTGCGCCCGTTTTCCTGGCGTTCTCTGGCAGCTTTGAGCAGAATCACTGCGAATGTCTCGAAG GAGCTGCTCCTGTGTTACGTCATCCATCCACCCGACCTGTCAGAAGCTGAGCTGGGGTCGCCTGCCTGCCTGAGTAGGCTGAAGGTTCAG gaCGTCATGGTCAGCAGGTGGGTTTCCTCCAAAGAGCGAGCTGAGCAAGAAGATATCTGA
- the LOC127607611 gene encoding RNA-binding protein 39-like isoform X1 has protein sequence MADDLDIEAMLEAPYRKDDKTASPNGGEEQAKSRKKRSRSRDRKRSKSRERKRSRSRERKRSREKRRSRSRERRRSRERGGRYRDYHKARKRSRSRSPIRREKSPIRREKSPIRREKSPNKPLVDNLTPEERDARTVFCMQLAARIRPRDLEDFFSAVGKVRDVRMISDRNSRRSKGIAYIEFVEASSVPLAIGLTGQRLLGVPIIVQASQAEKNRAAAAAAAANNLQKGSSGPMRLYIGSLHFNITEEMLRGIFEPFGRIEGIQLMMDSETGRSKGYGFITFADAECAKKALEQLNGFELAGRPMKVGHVTERSDGSAAASLLDSDELERTGIDLGTTGRLQLMARLAEGTGLQIPPAAQQALQMSGAIAIGAMAAVSAAMNPSMNLNMNPPALNLPSQPLATHCFQLSNMFNPSSEDHPGWEMDIQHDVIEECNKHGGVVHIYVDKNSTEGNVYVKCPSIPAAMAAVSALHGRYFAGKMIKAAYVPLPAYHNLFPDAATATQLVVPPPRR, from the exons atggCGGACGACCTGGACATTGAGGCGATGCTGGAGGCTCCTTACCGGAAG GACGACAAGACGGCCAGCCCCAATGGCGGGGAGGAACAGGCCAAGAG CAGGAAGAAGCGCAGCCGTAGTCGCGACAGGAAACGCAGCAAAAGtcgagagaggaagaggagtcgCAGCCGCGAACGCAAGCGCAGCCGGGAGAAGCGGCGCAGTCGCAGCCGAGAGCGCCGACGTAGTCGTGAGAGGGGCGGGCGCTACAGAGACTACCACAAGGC GCGGAAGCGATCGAGGAGCAGGAGTCCCATAAGGAGGGAGAAAAGTCCAATCAGAAGAGAGAAGAGTCCCATCAGGAGGGAGAAAAGTCCCAACAA GCCTCTGGTGGACAACTTGACTCCAGAGGAGCGAGATGCTAGGACCGTCTTCTGCATGCAGCTTGCTGCCCGTATTCGACCTCGAGACCTTGAGGACTTCTTCTCTGCTGTGGGGAAG GTTCGAGATGTGAGGATGATCTCGGACAGGAACTCGCGTCGGTCAAAGGGCATTGCTTACATCGAGTTTGTGGAGGCCAGCTCTGTTCCTCTCGCTATCGGGCTGACAGGCCAGAGACTGCTGGGAGTTCCCATCATTGTGCAGGCCTCGCAG GCTGAGAAGAACCGAGCAGCCGCCGCTGCGGCCGCCGCCAACAACCTTCAGAAAGGCTCATCGGGACCCATGAGGCTCTACATCGGCTCACTGCACTTCAACATCACAGAGGAGATGCTGAGGGGAATCTTTGAGCCCTTTGGAAGG ATTGAAGGCATCCAGCTTATGATGGACAGCGAGACGGGTCGCTCCAAAGGATATGGCTTTATTACA TTTGCAGACGCAGAGTGCGCCAAGAAAGCTCTGGAGCAGCTCAATGGCTTTGAGCTGGCAGGCCGGCCCATGAAGGTGGGCCATGTGACTGAGCGGAGCGACGGGTCCGCCGCCGCCTCTCTGCTGGACAGCGACGAGCTGGAGCGCACCGGCATCGACCTGGGCACCACCGGGCGGCTGCAACTCATGGCTCGCCTCGCCGAAG GTACTGGCCTGCAGATCCCTCCCGCCGCCCAGCAAGCACTGCAGATGAGTGGCGCCATCGCCATCGGTGCCATGGCTGCCGTCTCGG ctgcCATGAATCCATCCATGAACCTCAACATGAACCCCCCGGCACTCAACCTTCCCTCTCAGCCTTTGGCCACGCACTGCTTCCAGCTCTCCAATATGTTCAACCCCAGCAG TGAGGATCATCCTGGCTGGGAGATGGATATCCAGCACGATGTCATTGAGGAGTGCAACAAACATGGCGGCGTTGTTCACATCTATGTGGACAAGAACTCAACGGAG GGCAACGTGTATGTCAAGTGTCCATCCATCCCTGCTGCAATGGCTGCTGTCAGTGCTCTTCACGGACGATACTTTGCGG GCAAGATGATAAAGGCGGCATACGTGCCACTTCCCGCCTACCACAACCTGTTCCCGGACGCCGCTACTGCCACACAACTGGTGGTCCCGCCTCCGCGCCGATGA
- the LOC127607609 gene encoding pyruvate dehydrogenase [acetyl-transferring]-phosphatase 1, mitochondrial-like isoform X2, with protein sequence MLGGGVNLGRRRSLRGLSLFIGRGPPSLPACRRHHPAGGRRSSKYRAAPEVHGEHMSAPDINNILKANEYSQVLPRSPASHGALSFHSNTLASNQPGEDCRSSATCLWEGGGVLFGVFDGHGGPACARAVSRRLFYYIAVATLPLATLAELERAVDEGRAVPPLLEWLKHPRDHRGPNGGRVAFQSLRNYWQERLDGNGDDGDDDQQDDSRLRCALENAFRRLDYDLSVEAQVHASACSQRGRSPAEESNGPSPLRVALSGCTACVAHVQDGILHVANLGDSRAVLGVQEADGRWTAVGLTNDHTADNPDELQRVLGAHPPSERRTAVRHHRLLGLLLPFRAFGDVRFKWRPETLARLYETRPDLREGARALPPPPHYLTPPYLSAEPEVTRRRILPSDKFVVLASDGLWELMHRHTAIQRLAEHLKDLREQKPIITSAGMTLADLRRLLLERKGRVRSDPEDQNSATHLLRHALGDDGYGGVATSRLSKMLSLPPEVARRYRDDITITVIHLNEPHL encoded by the exons ATGTTAGGAGGAGGCGTCAACTTGGGCCGGCGCCGCAGCTTGCGCGGGCTCTCGCTGTTTATCGGGCGGGGGCCTCCATCTCTGCCTGCCTGCAGACGCCATCACCCGGCAGGCGGAAGGAGGAGCAGCAAATACAGGGCGGCACCGGAAGTCCACGGGGAACACATGAGCGCACCTGACATCAACAACATCCTCAAG GCCAACGAGTACAGCCAAGTCCTGCCGCGAAGCCCCGCCTCCCATGGCGCACTGTCCTTCCATAGCAACACGCTGGCGTCCAACCAGCCAGGCGAGGACTGCCGCAGCAGCGCCACCTGCCTGTGGGAGGGCGGCGGCGTCCTGTTCGGCGTCTTTGACGGTCACGGCGGCCcggcgtgcgcgcgcgccgTCAGCCGCCGTCTGTTCTACTACATCGCTGTGGCCACGCTGCCCTTGGCCACGCTTGCCGAGTTGGAGCGGGCAGTGGACGAGGGCCGCGCCGTGCCCCCCTTGCTCGAGTGGCTCAAACACCCCCGGGACCACCGGGGGCCCAACGGGGGCCGCGTCGCCTTCCAAAGTCTGCGCAACTACTGGCAGGAGAGGCTGGACGGTAACGGTGACGACGGCGATGACGACCAGCAG GACGACAGCAGGCTACGTTGTGCGCTGGAAAACGCTTTTCGTCGCCTTGACTACGACCTGTCCGTGGAAGCTCAGGTGCACGCGTCGGCATGCTCTCAAAG AGGCCGGTCTCCAGCCGAGGAATCGAACGGGCCCTCCCCCCTGCGGGTGGCGCTATCCGGCTGCACAGCGTGCGTGGCACACGTGCAGGACGGCATCCTGCATGTTGCCAACCTCGGGGACAGCCGGGCCGTCCTGGGCGTGCAGGAAGCGGATGGCCGCTGGACGGCCGTCGGTCTGACCAACGATCACACCGCCGACAACCCAGATGAGCTGCAAAGGGTCCTGGGAGCTCACCCGCCGTCCGAGCGCCGAACGGCAGTGCGGCATCACCGCCTGCTGGGCTTGCTGTTGCCGTTCCGGGCCTTTGGGGACGTCCGCTTCAAGTGGCGTCCAGAGACCTTAGCTCGACTGTACGAGACGCGGCCCGACCTCCGCGAGGGGGCCCGCGCCCTACCACCGCCACCCCACTACTTGACCCCGCCTTACCTGAGCGCCGAGCCGGAGGTCACACGACGCCGTATCTTGCCGTCTGACAAGTTTGTGGTTCTGGCAAGCGATGGACTTTGGGAGCTGATGCACCGACACACCGCCATACAGAGGCTGGCGGAACACCTCAAAG ACCTCCGGGAGCAGAAGCCCATCATCACCAGCGCGGGCATGACCCTGGCTGACCTACGGCGCCTCCTCCTGGAGAGGAAGGGAAGGGTGCGGTCGGACCCGGAGGACCAGAACTCCGCAACTCACCTTCTGCGTCACGCCTTAGGGGATGACGGCTATGGGGGTGTGGCTACATCTCGCCTTTCCAAGATGCTCAGTCTGCCGCCCGAGGTGGCCAGGAGGTACCGTGATGACATCACCATCACCGTCATACACCTGAACGAACCCCACCTCTGA
- the mkrn2os.2 gene encoding MKRN2 opposite strand protein has product MEKPGVICLRHDCLNNIFCFSMPPACPACGEHLVGRRLREAPVSIPDPLGDGHKTTCCLLVAPADRNADGGFDGTSELHTGISNTSGVVYNYTGRGVLRDQSGWRACVIVPLVRPDTFHLLAQWDQYLERFSRRPLWDPNWHSFCEDSHNCLTFCVEFVNSVLAAEGLGRGPLSRDVLTRTLIAPAVSRACKYVALRRHIQHQRFYVAQRRPATAT; this is encoded by the exons ATGGAGAAACCAGGCGTGATCTGTCTGCGGCACGATTGCCTCAACAACATCTTCTGCTTCTCCATGCCACCCGCTTGTCCAGCTTGTGGTGAACATCTGGTGGGAAGACGCCTGCGGGAGGCCCCGGTCAGTATCCCCGACCCGCTTGGCGATGGACACAAGACCACGTGCTGCCTCCTTGTAGCGCCAGCCGATCGCAACGCTGATGG AGGCTTTGATGGCACATCAGAACTTCACACGGGAATCTCCAACACTTCAG GTGTGGTGTACAACTACACCGGGAGAGGTGTACTCCGAGACCAGAGCGGCTGGCGCGCTTGCGTGATCGTCCCACTCGTGAGACCTGACACATTCCACCTCCTGGCCCAGTGGGACCAGTACCTGGAGCGGTTCTCACGTAGACCCCTGTGGGACCCCAACTGGCACAG TTTCTGCGAGGACAGTCACAACTGCCTGACGTTCTGCGTGGAGTTTGTGAACAGCGTGTTGGCGGCGGAGGGTCTTGGCAGAGGGCCTCTGAGCAGAGATGTCTTGACACGCACTTTGATCGCGCCCGCTGTGAGCCGAGCCTGCAAGTACGTGGCGCTGCGCCGACACATTCAACATCAACGATTCTACGTGGCCCAGAGACGGCCCGCGACGGCTACGTGA
- the LOC127607611 gene encoding RNA-binding protein 39-like isoform X3, with product MQLAARIRPRDLEDFFSAVGKVRDVRMISDRNSRRSKGIAYIEFVEASSVPLAIGLTGQRLLGVPIIVQASQAEKNRAAAAAAAANNLQKGSSGPMRLYIGSLHFNITEEMLRGIFEPFGRIEGIQLMMDSETGRSKGYGFITFADAECAKKALEQLNGFELAGRPMKVGHVTERSDGSAAASLLDSDELERTGIDLGTTGRLQLMARLAEGTGLQIPPAAQQALQMSGAIAIGAMAAVSAAMNPSMNLNMNPPALNLPSQPLATHCFQLSNMFNPSSEDHPGWEMDIQHDVIEECNKHGGVVHIYVDKNSTEGNVYVKCPSIPAAMAAVSALHGRYFAGKMIKAAYVPLPAYHNLFPDAATATQLVVPPPRR from the exons ATGCAGCTTGCTGCCCGTATTCGACCTCGAGACCTTGAGGACTTCTTCTCTGCTGTGGGGAAG GTTCGAGATGTGAGGATGATCTCGGACAGGAACTCGCGTCGGTCAAAGGGCATTGCTTACATCGAGTTTGTGGAGGCCAGCTCTGTTCCTCTCGCTATCGGGCTGACAGGCCAGAGACTGCTGGGAGTTCCCATCATTGTGCAGGCCTCGCAG GCTGAGAAGAACCGAGCAGCCGCCGCTGCGGCCGCCGCCAACAACCTTCAGAAAGGCTCATCGGGACCCATGAGGCTCTACATCGGCTCACTGCACTTCAACATCACAGAGGAGATGCTGAGGGGAATCTTTGAGCCCTTTGGAAGG ATTGAAGGCATCCAGCTTATGATGGACAGCGAGACGGGTCGCTCCAAAGGATATGGCTTTATTACA TTTGCAGACGCAGAGTGCGCCAAGAAAGCTCTGGAGCAGCTCAATGGCTTTGAGCTGGCAGGCCGGCCCATGAAGGTGGGCCATGTGACTGAGCGGAGCGACGGGTCCGCCGCCGCCTCTCTGCTGGACAGCGACGAGCTGGAGCGCACCGGCATCGACCTGGGCACCACCGGGCGGCTGCAACTCATGGCTCGCCTCGCCGAAG GTACTGGCCTGCAGATCCCTCCCGCCGCCCAGCAAGCACTGCAGATGAGTGGCGCCATCGCCATCGGTGCCATGGCTGCCGTCTCGG ctgcCATGAATCCATCCATGAACCTCAACATGAACCCCCCGGCACTCAACCTTCCCTCTCAGCCTTTGGCCACGCACTGCTTCCAGCTCTCCAATATGTTCAACCCCAGCAG TGAGGATCATCCTGGCTGGGAGATGGATATCCAGCACGATGTCATTGAGGAGTGCAACAAACATGGCGGCGTTGTTCACATCTATGTGGACAAGAACTCAACGGAG GGCAACGTGTATGTCAAGTGTCCATCCATCCCTGCTGCAATGGCTGCTGTCAGTGCTCTTCACGGACGATACTTTGCGG GCAAGATGATAAAGGCGGCATACGTGCCACTTCCCGCCTACCACAACCTGTTCCCGGACGCCGCTACTGCCACACAACTGGTGGTCCCGCCTCCGCGCCGATGA
- the LOC127607609 gene encoding pyruvate dehydrogenase [acetyl-transferring]-phosphatase 1, mitochondrial-like isoform X1 has translation MLGGGVNLGRRRSLRGLSLFIGRGPPSLPACRRHHPAGGRRSSKYRAAPEVHGEHMSAPDINNILKANEYSQVLPRSPASHGALSFHSNTLASNQPGEDCRSSATCLWEGGGVLFGVFDGHGGPACARAVSRRLFYYIAVATLPLATLAELERAVDEGRAVPPLLEWLKHPRDHRGPNGGRVAFQSLRNYWQERLDGNGDDGDDDQQVNAAETLELFHFTTAKVNKETTAGYVVRWKTLFVALTTTCPWKLRGRSPAEESNGPSPLRVALSGCTACVAHVQDGILHVANLGDSRAVLGVQEADGRWTAVGLTNDHTADNPDELQRVLGAHPPSERRTAVRHHRLLGLLLPFRAFGDVRFKWRPETLARLYETRPDLREGARALPPPPHYLTPPYLSAEPEVTRRRILPSDKFVVLASDGLWELMHRHTAIQRLAEHLKDLREQKPIITSAGMTLADLRRLLLERKGRVRSDPEDQNSATHLLRHALGDDGYGGVATSRLSKMLSLPPEVARRYRDDITITVIHLNEPHL, from the exons ATGTTAGGAGGAGGCGTCAACTTGGGCCGGCGCCGCAGCTTGCGCGGGCTCTCGCTGTTTATCGGGCGGGGGCCTCCATCTCTGCCTGCCTGCAGACGCCATCACCCGGCAGGCGGAAGGAGGAGCAGCAAATACAGGGCGGCACCGGAAGTCCACGGGGAACACATGAGCGCACCTGACATCAACAACATCCTCAAG GCCAACGAGTACAGCCAAGTCCTGCCGCGAAGCCCCGCCTCCCATGGCGCACTGTCCTTCCATAGCAACACGCTGGCGTCCAACCAGCCAGGCGAGGACTGCCGCAGCAGCGCCACCTGCCTGTGGGAGGGCGGCGGCGTCCTGTTCGGCGTCTTTGACGGTCACGGCGGCCcggcgtgcgcgcgcgccgTCAGCCGCCGTCTGTTCTACTACATCGCTGTGGCCACGCTGCCCTTGGCCACGCTTGCCGAGTTGGAGCGGGCAGTGGACGAGGGCCGCGCCGTGCCCCCCTTGCTCGAGTGGCTCAAACACCCCCGGGACCACCGGGGGCCCAACGGGGGCCGCGTCGCCTTCCAAAGTCTGCGCAACTACTGGCAGGAGAGGCTGGACGGTAACGGTGACGACGGCGATGACGACCAGCAGGTGAACGCAGCAGAGACGCTGGAACTTTTCCATTTCACGACTGCAAAGGTTAACAAAGA GACGACAGCAGGCTACGTTGTGCGCTGGAAAACGCTTTTCGTCGCCTTGACTACGACCTGTCCGTGGAAGCTCAG AGGCCGGTCTCCAGCCGAGGAATCGAACGGGCCCTCCCCCCTGCGGGTGGCGCTATCCGGCTGCACAGCGTGCGTGGCACACGTGCAGGACGGCATCCTGCATGTTGCCAACCTCGGGGACAGCCGGGCCGTCCTGGGCGTGCAGGAAGCGGATGGCCGCTGGACGGCCGTCGGTCTGACCAACGATCACACCGCCGACAACCCAGATGAGCTGCAAAGGGTCCTGGGAGCTCACCCGCCGTCCGAGCGCCGAACGGCAGTGCGGCATCACCGCCTGCTGGGCTTGCTGTTGCCGTTCCGGGCCTTTGGGGACGTCCGCTTCAAGTGGCGTCCAGAGACCTTAGCTCGACTGTACGAGACGCGGCCCGACCTCCGCGAGGGGGCCCGCGCCCTACCACCGCCACCCCACTACTTGACCCCGCCTTACCTGAGCGCCGAGCCGGAGGTCACACGACGCCGTATCTTGCCGTCTGACAAGTTTGTGGTTCTGGCAAGCGATGGACTTTGGGAGCTGATGCACCGACACACCGCCATACAGAGGCTGGCGGAACACCTCAAAG ACCTCCGGGAGCAGAAGCCCATCATCACCAGCGCGGGCATGACCCTGGCTGACCTACGGCGCCTCCTCCTGGAGAGGAAGGGAAGGGTGCGGTCGGACCCGGAGGACCAGAACTCCGCAACTCACCTTCTGCGTCACGCCTTAGGGGATGACGGCTATGGGGGTGTGGCTACATCTCGCCTTTCCAAGATGCTCAGTCTGCCGCCCGAGGTGGCCAGGAGGTACCGTGATGACATCACCATCACCGTCATACACCTGAACGAACCCCACCTCTGA
- the LOC127607611 gene encoding RNA-binding protein 39-like isoform X2, protein MADDLDIEAMLEAPYRKDDKTASPNGGEEQAKRKKRSRSRDRKRSKSRERKRSRSRERKRSREKRRSRSRERRRSRERGGRYRDYHKARKRSRSRSPIRREKSPIRREKSPIRREKSPNKPLVDNLTPEERDARTVFCMQLAARIRPRDLEDFFSAVGKVRDVRMISDRNSRRSKGIAYIEFVEASSVPLAIGLTGQRLLGVPIIVQASQAEKNRAAAAAAAANNLQKGSSGPMRLYIGSLHFNITEEMLRGIFEPFGRIEGIQLMMDSETGRSKGYGFITFADAECAKKALEQLNGFELAGRPMKVGHVTERSDGSAAASLLDSDELERTGIDLGTTGRLQLMARLAEGTGLQIPPAAQQALQMSGAIAIGAMAAVSAAMNPSMNLNMNPPALNLPSQPLATHCFQLSNMFNPSSEDHPGWEMDIQHDVIEECNKHGGVVHIYVDKNSTEGNVYVKCPSIPAAMAAVSALHGRYFAGKMIKAAYVPLPAYHNLFPDAATATQLVVPPPRR, encoded by the exons atggCGGACGACCTGGACATTGAGGCGATGCTGGAGGCTCCTTACCGGAAG GACGACAAGACGGCCAGCCCCAATGGCGGGGAGGAACAGGCCAAGAG GAAGAAGCGCAGCCGTAGTCGCGACAGGAAACGCAGCAAAAGtcgagagaggaagaggagtcgCAGCCGCGAACGCAAGCGCAGCCGGGAGAAGCGGCGCAGTCGCAGCCGAGAGCGCCGACGTAGTCGTGAGAGGGGCGGGCGCTACAGAGACTACCACAAGGC GCGGAAGCGATCGAGGAGCAGGAGTCCCATAAGGAGGGAGAAAAGTCCAATCAGAAGAGAGAAGAGTCCCATCAGGAGGGAGAAAAGTCCCAACAA GCCTCTGGTGGACAACTTGACTCCAGAGGAGCGAGATGCTAGGACCGTCTTCTGCATGCAGCTTGCTGCCCGTATTCGACCTCGAGACCTTGAGGACTTCTTCTCTGCTGTGGGGAAG GTTCGAGATGTGAGGATGATCTCGGACAGGAACTCGCGTCGGTCAAAGGGCATTGCTTACATCGAGTTTGTGGAGGCCAGCTCTGTTCCTCTCGCTATCGGGCTGACAGGCCAGAGACTGCTGGGAGTTCCCATCATTGTGCAGGCCTCGCAG GCTGAGAAGAACCGAGCAGCCGCCGCTGCGGCCGCCGCCAACAACCTTCAGAAAGGCTCATCGGGACCCATGAGGCTCTACATCGGCTCACTGCACTTCAACATCACAGAGGAGATGCTGAGGGGAATCTTTGAGCCCTTTGGAAGG ATTGAAGGCATCCAGCTTATGATGGACAGCGAGACGGGTCGCTCCAAAGGATATGGCTTTATTACA TTTGCAGACGCAGAGTGCGCCAAGAAAGCTCTGGAGCAGCTCAATGGCTTTGAGCTGGCAGGCCGGCCCATGAAGGTGGGCCATGTGACTGAGCGGAGCGACGGGTCCGCCGCCGCCTCTCTGCTGGACAGCGACGAGCTGGAGCGCACCGGCATCGACCTGGGCACCACCGGGCGGCTGCAACTCATGGCTCGCCTCGCCGAAG GTACTGGCCTGCAGATCCCTCCCGCCGCCCAGCAAGCACTGCAGATGAGTGGCGCCATCGCCATCGGTGCCATGGCTGCCGTCTCGG ctgcCATGAATCCATCCATGAACCTCAACATGAACCCCCCGGCACTCAACCTTCCCTCTCAGCCTTTGGCCACGCACTGCTTCCAGCTCTCCAATATGTTCAACCCCAGCAG TGAGGATCATCCTGGCTGGGAGATGGATATCCAGCACGATGTCATTGAGGAGTGCAACAAACATGGCGGCGTTGTTCACATCTATGTGGACAAGAACTCAACGGAG GGCAACGTGTATGTCAAGTGTCCATCCATCCCTGCTGCAATGGCTGCTGTCAGTGCTCTTCACGGACGATACTTTGCGG GCAAGATGATAAAGGCGGCATACGTGCCACTTCCCGCCTACCACAACCTGTTCCCGGACGCCGCTACTGCCACACAACTGGTGGTCCCGCCTCCGCGCCGATGA
- the mkrn2os.1 gene encoding MKRN2 opposite strand, tandem duplicate 1, translated as MELGDLLRFSHCGRTVFTVADAAPAPAGLLRCPECGLAPSFSLAEAPVRVRAPVVDGHRTSCCFLVTSWHGLDGLSEETDCELHVGISNSQGVVLSYTESGVQRDQNGWEQSIVVHLVSPGNCIPNWDTQLDHFAAMDMWTADRFEEQREFGSCCYGFALGFINQLMMSQGRQPITREHFTSHLVLPRVEAATKYLAVFRHVCRHGYWMA; from the exons ATGGAACTTGGAGACCTGCTACGGTTTTCTCACTGCGGGCGAACCGTGTTCACGGTGGCTGACGCGGCTCCGGCGCCAGCCGGCCTTTTGCGTTGCCCAGAGTGCGGCCTGGCGCCGAGCTTCTCCCTCGCGGAGGCACCGGTGCGAGTCCGCGCGCCCGTCGTGGACGGACACCGCACCAGCTGCTGCTTCCTGGTTACGTCATGGCACGGCTTGGACGGCCTCAG TGAAGAAACAGACTGTGAGCTTCATGTGGGCATCTCCAACTCTCAAG GTGTGGTGTTGAGTTACACAGAGTCAGGTGTTCAGCGTGACCAGAACGGCTGGGAACAGAGCATTGTCGTACATCTGGTCTCCCCCGGAAACTGCATCCCCAACTGGGACACGCAACTGGACCACTTTGCCGCTATGGACATGTGGACCGCGGACAG gtttgAGGAGCAGAGGGAGTTTGGCTCCTGTTGCTATGGTTTCGCTCTGGGCTTCATCAACCAGCTGATGATGTCACAGGGCAGACAGCCAATCACTAGGGAGCATTTCACTTCCCACCTCGTCCTCCCCCGGGTGGAGGCGGCCACCAAGTATCTGGCGGTATTTCGTCACGTCTGTCGTCACGGATACTGGATGGCTTGA